A stretch of the Theileria equi strain WA chromosome 1, complete sequence genome encodes the following:
- a CDS encoding hypothetical protein (encoded by transcript BEWA_020500A), with amino-acid sequence MIGTGAFQKGVETDSANQPILYTSNNEHIHHKYEQIRLIFGQEDGVGTLYITTSRIIWISTEDSSFSYGFTYQGIVLHAISKDTNLHDKPCVFIQLDGDSSDEGDIPTVMLVPHDPVELEEIFNDISTMSSLHDVVPSDSEDDSDAHYEGDEEAE; translated from the exons ATGATCGGAACTGGCGCTTTCCAAAAAGGTGTCGAGACAGACTCTGCGAATCAGCCCATTTTGTACACTTCCAATAACGAGCACATCCATCACAAGTATGAGCAGATACGTCTCATATTTGGCCAAGAAGACG GAGTTGGGACGTTGTACATTACCACTTCGAGGATAATATGGATAAGCACTGAAGATTCCTCATTTTCCTATGGATTTACGTACCAAGGGATCGTGCTACATGCAATTTCCAAGGACACaa ATCTTCACGATAAGCCCTGCGTTTTTATTCAGCTTGATGGAGACTCGTCCGATGAAGGAGATATTCCTACGGTAATGCTGGTTCCACATGACCCTGTGGAGCTTGAGGAGATTTTTAATGACATTTCCACAATGAGTAGCCTACATGATGTAGTTCCTTCTGATAGTGAAGACGACTCT GATGCGCATTACGaaggagatgaagaagctgAATAA
- a CDS encoding hypothetical protein (encoded by transcript BEWA_020510A), producing MNKLYKHLGVSIKGGYLSYCLIFEDKLSKVGCVSLKCSSEDHVQKIGSALALLKHDGTQNPDPSSWAVAIQSDLIMPRSYTQSVRLYNMCRLRSIVECHCNSLFGVKPVFVKERELHQIIAKVTKSKISNHEDLLSYAKKKLNNYFGSVNSNQLSSIAVAWASAISVKRMVEIESLKLDEKIMSTIEQKIKQDKIVKGLVQSLEQEIDQTTEKEIQGVLKSRINKLVDYYIQQMV from the exons ATGAATAAATTATATAAGCATCTGGGAGTGTCTATAAAAGGTGGTTACTTGTCGTACTGTCTAATATTTGAGGATAAACTATCCAAAGTCGGCTGCGTATCGCTAAAATGCTCCTCGGAAGATCATGTGCAGAAGATTGGCTCGGCTCTAGCATTGCTTAAACATGATGGAACCCAAAATCCGGACCCTAGTTCATGGGCTGTTGCTATTCAGAGCGATCTCATAATGCCCAGATCGTACACTCAGTCCGTCAGGCTGTACAATATGTGTAGACTCAGATCAATCGTAGAGTGCCATTGTAACAGTTTATTCGG AGTAAAGCCTGTATTTGTGAAGGAACGTGAATTACATCAAATTATCG CAAAAGTTACAAAAAGCAAAATCTCTAACCACGAAGACTTATTAAGCTATGCCAAAAAGAAGCTAAACAATTATTTCGGATCAGTAAATAGTAACCAACTTTCAAGTATAGCGGTAGCATGGGCCAGTGCTATATCTGTAAAG AGAATGGTGGAAATTGAATCCCTGAAGCTCGATGAAAAAATTATGTCAACCATTGAACAAAAGATCAAGCAAGATAAAATTGTCAAGGGTCTCGTCCAAAGTTTGGAACAAGAAATCGATCAGACAACAG aaaaggaaatacAAGGTGTACTAAAGAGTAGAATTAATAAGCTAGTAGATTACTACATTCAACAAATGGTGTAA
- a CDS encoding hypothetical protein (encoded by transcript BEWA_020520A), with protein sequence MSNKLSLVNIFESDSTCIDSVSFSPCGQFVSASHTSSISIYHVSSRIHLTTLHDSDKNGSFRSLIWIPKDKDKAATRLADYRLITIGLHAIVSDWDLETLQQTDSSSSYGGAIFSASLSYCKTYILIACDDGSVRMISLWDKADLPNRKSQLQFEKVYVRHTKSILSVCTLPDGSFFCGTSDSLIFMCDNNRDEPICKIKVSSKKKSLKRKRSKLADDMDEGEDDKVEEIVNSQIWALVYLFKHNLLVSGDSLGNVMLWDIESCTMTTMFNQHDSDVLALAVANDSDTFFSAGIDSKITIYSFNKKNYHNCSTGWNVNGVRYLHRGDIRCLAINPFDDSIASAGTDGLISISKGIKFLNYRHSKSKFILLNVPSWIDSGISMDHSKSLVLCKYHYHCDMWFIPNDSLKDAKLDDRSAHDVPLDGSHSFNEVAKNKPYKVATIKLNEDGGKIKAAALSPDGNLMVVANNKGFRIFYIDTRDLKISQIKVDHTEIKVSAITFISNSELVISHYSAEDRKFVISLYNVSDGNLNLFKPTSSINKHVIKFSTYGTSELIKGIACYTIDGSVYVVDLEGDYFSELPEFDNGWKITCITVSPDEKYLVAFCNAFRYYFYDLMEKKVIPYDNNFIHRISHKVTNNNAMIYNAVWLNLPVFDKIIVHTTNSILSIKLEHAPFLKSSGGSVSNAANGLSKTQSSNVVRRMNKVYIGPRRLYNAPSIEHCLYKPPSLQKRDDNCTSDAVGINTILHPMKTSMSIYTCIIKTKFIIHMDLLVNKNDINIIAFHVAPHENSIFHRKKYGM encoded by the exons ATGTCTAACAAACTTTCTCTCGTTAATATCTTCGAGTCAGATAGTACTTGTATAGATTCTGTCTCGTTTTCGCCCTGTGGACAGTTTGTATCTGCCTCTCATACCAGCTCGATTTCCATATACCATGTCTCCTCTCGTATCCACTTGACG ACGCTTCACGACTCTGACAAAAATGGGTCGTTTAGGTCGTTGATTTGGATCCCAAAGGATAAAGACAAAGCAGCCACAAGATTGGCCGACTATCGTTTGATAACCATTGGTTTACATGCCATAGTATCGGATTGGGACCTTGAAACATTGCAACAGACT GATTCCTCTAGTTCCTATGGAGGAGCGATCTTTTCAGcatctttatcatattGTAAAACATATATACTCATCGCATGTGATGATGGATCAGTTCGCATGATATCCCTATGGGATAAGGCTGATTTACCAAACAGGAAATCGCAACTAcaatttgaaaaggtttaCGTTAGGCACACCAAGAGCATTCTTAGCGTTTGTACTCTTCCAGATGGTTCCTTCTTTTGCGGAACGTCTGATTCTCTGATTTTTATGTGCGATAACAATAGGGATGAACCTATTTGTAAGATTAAGGTCTCATCTAAAAAGAAGTCACTCAAACGTAAAAGATCAAAGTTGGCCGATGATATGGATGAAGGGGAAGATGACAAGGTTGAGGAAATTGTAAATTCCCAGATTTGGGCTTTGGTATATTTGTTCAAGCATAACCTATTGGTTAGCGGTGATTCTTTGGGAAATGTCATGTTATGGGATATCGAATCATGTACCATGACCACAATGTTCAACCAACACGATTCTGACGTCTTGGCGCTGGCAGTTGCTAATGACTCTGATACATTTTTTTCGGCTGGAATTGATAGTAAGATAACAATCTACTCCTTTAACAAAAAGAATTACCACAATTGTTCCACGGGATGGAATGTTAATGGTGTCCGTTATCTTCACCGGGGAGATATTAGATGTTTAGCTATTAACCCGTTTGATGATTCAATTGCTAGTGCTGGAACAGATGGCTTAATTTCTATTTCAAAGGGAATCAAATTTCTCAATTATAGACATTCAAAGTCGAAATTCATATTGCTTAATGTTCCATCTTGGATTGATTCTGGCATTTCCATGGACCACAGCAAAAGCCTCGTTTTGTGCAAGTATCACTATCATTGTGATATGTGGTTCATTCCAAATGACTCTTTGAAGGACGCCAAATTAGATGATCGCAGTGCACATGACGTGCCTTTAGATGGCTCCCATTCCTTTAACGAAGTAGCAAAAAATAAACCATACAAGGTAGCAACTATAAAACTAAATGAGGATGGTGGAAAGATAAAAGCAGCTGCTTTATCACCAGATGGAAATTTGATGGTTGTAGCAAATAATAAAGGATTTAGAATTTTTTATATAGACACCAGGGATTTAAAGATTTCTCAGATTAAAGTGGATCATACAGAGATCAAAGTATCTGCAATCACATTTATATCTAATAGTGAACTCGTAATAAGCCACTATTCTGCTGAGGATAGAAAGTTTGTTATTTCTTTATACAATGTCAGTGATGGAAACTTGAATCTATTTAAGCCGACCTCGTCGATTAATAAACACgttataaaattttcaactTACGGCACATCTGAATTAATTAAAGGTATAGCTTGCTACACAATTGATGGATCCGTCTACGTTGTTGATTTGGAAGGTGATTATTTTTCGGAGCTACCAGAGTTTGACAATGGTTGGAAGATAACGTGTATAACTGTAAGCCCTGACGAGAAATATTTGGTGGCATTTTGCAACGCATTTCGTTACTACTTTTATGATTTAATGGAAAAGAAAGTTATACCGTATGATAACAATTTTATCCATCGCATTTCTCACAAAGTTACAAACAATAATGCAATGATTTATAATGCAGTTTGGTTAAATTTGCCTGTTTTTGACAAGATTATAGTCCATACTACGAATAGCATATTGAGCATAAAATTGGAACAtgctccatttttaaaatcttctgGTGGAAGTGTTAGTAACGCCGCCAATGGTTTGAGTAAAACTCAAAGTTCTAATGTTGTaaggagaatgaacaaAGTTTATATAGGCCCAAGAAGATTGTACAACGCTCCTTCTATAGAACACTGTTTATACAAACCACCATCTTTACAGAAGAGAGACGATAATTGCACTAGTGACGCGGTTGGGATAAATACAATACTCCACCCTATGAAGACTTCGATGAGCATATACACTTGCAtcataaagacaaagtttATAATTCACATGGATTTGTTGGTAAACAAGAACGACATTAATATTATAGCGTTCCATGTGGCGCCTCATGAGAATAGTATTTTCCACAGGAAGAAGTATGGAATGTAA
- a CDS encoding hypothetical protein (encoded by transcript BEWA_020530A): MSNTLDEEIDSLLAERRSEIARLRSKFRNRIPVICVSSHNSSFKIERLKFLVPVNMMYGEFKYILQKHLNCQLMDNPDYYGENTTIYLYVDNSIPKMSTLLGELFKKYKSDDGIMYMVYSSENTLG, encoded by the exons ATGAGTAACACACTTGATGAAGAGATAGATAGTCTTCTAG CCGAACGACGATCGGAAATAGCTCGGTTACGCTCAAAATTTCGTAACCGAATTCCAGTCATTTGTGTATCTTCGCACAACAGCTCATTCAAAATAGAACGACTCAA GTTCCTCGTACCTGTAAATATGATGTATGGCGAGTTCAAGTACATTCTGCAGAAGCACCTCAATTGCCAGTTAATGGATAACCCAGATTACTACGGGGAAAACACAACAATATATCTCTATGTCGATAATTCAATACCCAAAATGTCAACACTCCTTGGAGAACTGTTCAAAAAGTATAAATCAGATGATGGAATCATGTACATGGTCTACTCGAGCGAAAACACACTCGGATGA
- a CDS encoding tRNA 5-methylaminomethyl-2-thiouridylate-methyltransferase, putative (encoded by transcript BEWA_020540A) — protein sequence MRLLAFLSTNFVLYKLIVSSVLINSVKTGFGAVGVSLNLERNCINRKLRHTSLDSSRCCSFVVQRSPNFAKNSKSVPVNSYSGPQSAASSASWDKVNKSTKDSIDNLIKTKLSNTKDATKYLQSLAEVGSSVFESSPSPSILYNIPRDLKSSKTFNTLDLYSEDGLRDYFVFKAPESVQYKLVTDCISLIYISVFVDKHNRIYVDGVSDSLIVRGILAILLSKINGKSMDEVLSMNQSDVEFGEDVSGIGLIRRNGIQLILNHVKNECKIHKREHNVYQVKEYSTREKVALLISGGVDSSVALWLLKNRGYHVEAFYLKVWDLLDTQETCSWATDIQYAMDVCKMLDVKLHIIPFKDLYYSNIIQHLVKDSREGETPNPDVECNNRIKFGEFLKFAIDWEFDYVASGHYARIKNDIVSKDHPEIDLMGSPEILDILEGCKYDSRGFYNIRRLCLSRDINKDQTYFLSRLKQSQLSKLIFPIGDFEKKKVRDIANTVMLPTRDRKDSVGLCFLGNVHLSSFLTRQIGESKGPIIDNDSMKIIGEHSGLYNYTIGQKERINQCIFKGNPEVVRHVVKKDVETNTLYVTSSYNSPKYLKPDGIRSIFHVNDIRWIVPDFRGILNRVACNDAGGLVHKLNVKLRHSPNFRACLANFDQSSNLRLNSAFIKLNTADSGISTGQYAAFYVNDQCIGASKMITANV from the exons ATGCGCTTGTTGGCTTTTTTATCCACAAACTTTGTATTATATAAGCTAATTGTCTCAAGCGTATTGATAAATTCGGTAAAAACTGGCTTTGGAGCCGTCGGTGTGTCTCTGAATCTCGAAAGGAATTGTATAAATCGGAAACTACGGCACACCTCATTGGATTCCTCACGTTGTTGCTCATTTGTTGTTCAAAGAAGTCCAAATTTCGCAAAAAATAGTAAAAGTGTACCAGTTAATAGCTATTCAGGCCCACAGTCTGCGGCTTCTTCAGCTTCATGGGACAAAGTCAACAAAAGTACGAAGGATTCCATTGATAATCTCATAAAGACAAAACTCTCAAACACCAAAGATGCAACAAAGTACTTGCAGAGCCTAGCTGAAGTAGGATCTTCAGTCTTTGAATCTTCCCCCTCACCTtccattttgtacaatattCCAAGAGATCTAAAATCGTCCAAGACGTTTAACACATTGGATCTCTATTCAGAGGATGGACTCCGTGACtattttgttttcaaaGCACCTGAATCTGTCCAGTATAAACTGGTAACGGACTGCATATCACTGATTTATATATCAGTATTTGTCGACAAACACAATCGTATATACGTCGATGGAGTATCTGACAGTTTAATAGTGCGAGGCATCCTCGCCATACTACTCTCAAAGATAAATGGTAAAAGCATGGATGAAGTATTGTCAATGAATCAGAGCGACGTAGAATTTGGTGAAGATGTATCTGGAATCGGTCTAATCAGGAGAAACGGAATTCAGCTTATACTCAATCACGTAAAaaatgaatgtaaaatacatAAAAGGGAACACAATGTCTACCAAGTAAAGGAATATTCCACCAGAGAAAAGGTTGCCTTGTTGATAAGTGGAGGAGTTGACTCTTCTGTGGCATTATGGCTTTTAAAGAATCGCGGGTACCATGTGGAAGCATTTTATTTAAAGGTCTGGGATCTCCTCGATACCCAAG AAACTTGTTCCTGGGCCACTGATATTCAGTATGCCATGGACGTGTGTAAAATGTTAGATGTAAAACTGCACATCATACCATTCAAAGACCTGTATTACTCTAACATCATTCAGCATCTAGTAAAAGATTCGAG AGAAGGAGAAACCCCAAACCCGGATGTAGAGTGTAATAACAGAATaaagtttggagaatttttaaaatttgcaataGATTGGGAGTTTGATTATGTGGCATCAGGGCATTATGCTCGgataaaaaatgatattGTATCAAAAGATCATCCGGAGATTGATCTAATGGGATCTCCAGAGATATTAGACATCCTTGAAGGGTGTAAGTACGATTCTAGAGGGTTCTATAATATAAGGCGCCTGTGTCTTTCGAGGGATATAAACAAGGATCAAACGTATTTCCTCAGTAGACTAAAACAGTCGCAGCTAAGCAAATTAATTTTTCCGATTGGagactttgaaaagaaaaag GTGAGGGATATTGCCAACACGGTAATGCTTCCAACTCGTGATAGAAAAGATTCAGTAGGACTCTGTTTCCTAGGAAATGTCCATCTATCCTCGTTCTTGACGAGGCAAATTGGTGAATCCAAGGGTCCAATTATTGACAATGATTCAATGAAAATAATTGGCGAGCATTCTGGTCTCTACAACTACACGATAGGGCAAAAGGAGAGGATAAACCAGTGCATATTCAAAGGTAATCCAGAAGTTGTCAGACATGTTGTAAAGAAGGACGTTGAAACAAACACTCTCTATGTTACGAGCTCATACAACTCGCCAAAGTATCTCAAACCAGATGGTATCCGTTCAATATTTCACGTAAATGACATTCGGTGGATCGTTCCGGATTTCCGTGGCATTCTCAACCGAGTTGCATGCAATGATGCGGGGGGTCTAGTCCACAAACTAAACGTGAAACTCAGACACTCTCCCAATTTTAGGGCCTGTCTTGCGAATTTTGATCAATCCTCAAACCTGCGTTTAAACAGTGCATTCATAAAACTAAATACAGCCGACTCTGGGATATCCACTGGACAGTATGCTGCATTTTACGTCAATGACCAGTGTATCGGAGCCTCAAAGATGATAACCGCTAATGTTTGA
- a CDS encoding hypothetical protein (encoded by transcript BEWA_020550A), whose amino-acid sequence MEGPSDNRTNDRESNASTVEHETLATTASISSLSEANDGESAREGEGESRPCKRIYKILFGIFVAGVIIALISVFFALYSSDYSEKNAAVPASGNIVPVNNDKPKKESAIEENVHSNAPKEKDAKDDHHPSVDEGNAESSPEKETEGDTRGSDGPIYGGVFDPSNQEYDDDDDDNLEQKSKCIDITIIVGEESYKDVKIISKTNRSTYYVPLGDKHFCSVKIMDKTIIDGVGPEIVKTAIAIEDYPEISLVSFYSVDVTKRTRVTQFLIDNVKNTQGVCPNYMRLLNDLLSRVSGK is encoded by the coding sequence ATGGAGGGACCCTCAGATAATCGAACAAACGACAGAGAATCCAACGCGAGTACAGTCGAACATGAAACGCTGGCAACCACAGCCAGTATCTCATCTCTATCTGAAGCAAATGACGGCGAAAGTGCAAGGGAGGGGGAAGGAGAATCAAGACCATGCAAAAGGATTTATAAAATCCtgtttggaatatttgtCGCAGGTGTAATCATAGCTTTGATTTCTGTGTTTTTTGCACTCTACTCGAGTGATTACAGTGAAAAAAATGCAGCAGTTCCAGCTAGTGGCAATATTGTACCCGTAAATAATGACAAGCCTAAAAAGGAATCAGCTATTGAAGAAAACGTCCATTCAAATGCtccaaaagaaaaggatgCTAAAGATGATCACCATCCATCTGTTGATGAGGGAAATGCCGAGTCTAGTCCAGAAAAGGAAACTGAAGGAGATACAAGGGGCAGTGATGGGCCAATTTATGGTGGAGTCTTTGATCCATCGAATCAAGAATACGACGATGATGACGATGACAATTTAGAACaaaaatccaaatgtaTTGATATAACCATTATAGTTGGTGAAGAAAGCTACAAGGATGTAAAAATCATCTCCAAAACCAACAGATCCACATACTATGTACCACTTGGAGACAAGCACTTTTGCTCAGTTAAAATTATGGACAAGACCATTATTGATGGAGTTGGACCTGAAATTGTAAAAACTGCCATAGCCATCGAAGATTATCCAGAAATTTCGCTCGTTTCATTTTATTCTGTGGATGTCACGAAAAGGACAAGGGTAACCCAATTTTTAATCgacaatgtaaagaatacCCAAGGAGTTTGTCCAAATTATATGAGGCTACTCAATGATTTGTTAAGTCGCGTTTCAGGTAAATAG
- a CDS encoding Papain cysteine protease family protein (encoded by transcript BEWA_020560A) — protein sequence MTYSQLSCNVSTGRQTGENNLWTGRSKRRIWIFLVLIAVVITVIVIPTAVFNGNSEESGPTEVEEGKHDERNEQFHVEEDSVDNEDEIVIPDHTPEEIKDDIEDPKKIVTIKPTKKNPAFGPTTKPPEKKRDPKAKEMIFHKLKEELERRHIKYFEHGTHRTCRIATGTCSCVNSRNEVVYLSSHDLAVICNVVEFLDDEVRVDFEVETFIRMKKHNKKYGTDYCTYAEVQERFYFFRRDAIIIEGHNKNQSKLFVLGYGPNAGSVKDGVKKGDVGYGDLFNGIEFGKFPFTEFDFNGTKLKVPEPTFDWRKRGYVSEVRVQICGSCWAMASASAFDTFVHMKTGEKKKYSVQQILDCASSLSGCNGGSIILGFRYIKNNKMCTEEEYPYKGVKGICEDHKCTGENVARSLEFIHYETAEKQLEENGPFAVAITSDRKLSLYAGGIFDATCIGPDSHAVVIIGHGVDPATNQKYWIAKNSWGTNWGESGYFRIWNHAVRNQYGVMVSYCNLLESARGFS from the coding sequence ATGACATACAGCCAGCTGAGTTGCAATGTTTCAACTGGTAGGCAGACGGGAGAGAACAACTTGTGGACTGGACGctccaaaagaagaatttgGATATTCCTTGTCCTTATCGCTGTGGTCATCACCGTAATCGTAATTCCGACCGCAGTTTTCAATGGTAACTCAGAAGAAAGCGGTCCCACAGAAGTTGAAGAAGGAAAGCACGATGAGAGGAATGAACAGTTTCACGTTGAAGAAGACTCAGtagataatgaagatgaaattgtCATTCCAGACCATACACCCGAGGAGATCAAGGATGATATTGAGGATCCAAAAAAGATAGTTACAATAAAACCTACAAAGAAGAACCCCGCATTTGGACCTACAACAAAACCACCAGAAAAGAAAAGGGATCCAAAAGCAAAGGAAATGATTTTTCATAAACTGAAGGAGGAACTTGAGCGTCGTCATATAAAATACTTTGAACACGGCACACATCGTACATGTCGTATAGCTACTGGAACATGTTCATGTGTAAATTCAAGGAATGAAGTCGTGTACTTATCAAGCCATGATTTGGCTGTCATATGCAATGTTGTAGAATTTTTGGATGATGAGGTTAGGGTTGACTTTGAGGTTGAAACATTTATACGGATGAAGAAACACAACAAAAAATATGGGACAGATTATTGCACTTATGCTGAGGTTCAAGAGAGATTTTACTTTTTCAGAAGAGATGCAATTATCATTGAGGGACATAACAAAAACCAGAGTAAGCTATTTGTTCTAGGATACGGTCCTAATGCTGGTAGTGTAAAAGACGGTGTTAAAAAGGGAGATGTGGGTTATGGAGATTTATTCAATGGGATAGAATTTGGCAAGTTTCCGTTCACGGAATTTGATTTTAATGGGACAAAATTAAAAGTACCAGAACCTACTTTTGACTGGAGAAAGAGGGGTTATGTTAGTGAGGTAAGAGTACAAATATGTGGATCATGCTGGGCAATGGCATCAGCTTCTGCATTTGATACTTTTGTGCATATGAAGACAGgggaaaagaagaaatatAGTGTACAACAAATTTTGGATTGTGCTTCGAGTCTTAGCGGTTGTAATGGTGGATCAATTATCCTGGGTTTCCGTTACATCAAGAATAACAAAATGTGCACAGAAGAGGAATACCCGTATAAAGGCGTAAAGGGTATCTGTGAAGATCACAAATGCACTGGAGAGAACGTTGCAAGGTCATTAGAATTCATTCATTATGAAACTGCTGAAAAACAACTAGAGGAGAATGGTCCCTTCGCCGTAGCAATCACTAGCGATAGAAAACTTAGTCTCTATGCAGGTGGTATATTTGATGCTACATGTATTGGCCCTGATTCACATGCAGTAGTGATCATAGGACACGGAGTTGATCCAGCTACCAACCAAAAGTACTGGATTGCTAAAAACTCTTGGGGAACAAACTGGGGGGAGAGTGGATACTTTCGAATTTGGAACCATGCCGTACGAAATCAATACGGCGTGATGGTTTCCTACTGCAATCTACTAGAGAGCGCTCGTGGATTTTCCTGA
- a CDS encoding hypothetical protein (encoded by transcript BEWA_020570A), which translates to MSEKANEENSLKNAAAFFSGLAIYQLSHFAISAGNFAASRFRIPSSLVGLYINRFIISYRISTFAGNTLMTIYDIGVGKHMDKVSTVLRWSDAAGYLLALFIFWMGGDQGYITFYYWFTVSIGLLNGLSFVSNIKIGSKQMSYFLVAFPTSGIFVSLFHIIFLEIFNRFRLSNTYYWLIVWQKILAIVIAVVSAILWSAAYNGTDTTSTGGGGGGGDNNDKLKLSGAWSPILMIALGYSLQNAFYPSIAPFKLIGAERGYKIGIAVLIISAMPPLAIVALKNWKITPSTKWTGGNQYWHCAWVFFFVEVTCALLFLIGLHYPYYSVSQELRNNIWVLAVFTISYDLSAQVLRVVGSNGASRQADANKDNSKVDTFATCLYSFTQVVFAFMGDGYLRIYSQYESDLNSWPTAHYGRLRSFWFWYWSTTKVACKAMKSAFSTDVRAEIQTNKEFLFIVYDDAPPECEDHLFDLPFIHRKEESPDNYSFKGAYIFH; encoded by the coding sequence ATGAGTGAGAAGGCAAATGAGGAGAATAGCTTGAAGAATGCCGCAGCATTCTTTTCAGGCCTGGCTATATACCAACTTTCGCACTTTGCCATATCTGCTGGTAATTTTGCAGCCTCAAGGTTTCGAATTCCGTCCAGTCTGGTTGGATTGTACATTAATAGGTTCATTATCTCCTACAGGATATCAACCTTTGCAGGGAACACATTGATGACCATTTATGACATTGGTGTAGGAAAACATATGGATAAGGTTTCTACAGTGTTACGTTGGTCAGATGCAGCGGGATATCTTCTTGCGTTGTTTATATTCTGGATGGGCGGTGACCAGGGTTACATTACATTTTATTACTGGTTTACAGTTTCCATTGGATTATTAAATGGTCTATCTTTTGTAAGTAACATAAAGATCGGATCCAAACAAATGTCTTATTTTCTTGTTGCTTTCCCTACGTCTGGTATTTTTGTGTCATTGTTTCACATTATATTCTTGGAAATATTTAACCGTTTCCGACTATCAAATACATATTACTGGTTGATTGTATGGCAAAAGATACTCGCAATAGTCATAGCTGTTGTTTCTGCAATTCTTTGGTCTGCAGCGTATAATGGTACTGATACCACCTCCACTGGAGGCGGCGGCGGAGGCGGAGATAACAACGACAAACTTAAACTGAGTGGAGCATGGTCACCAATCCTCATGATTGCATTAGGATACAGTCTCCAAAATGCCTTTTATCCATCCATTGCACCCTTCAAGCTTATCGGAGCTGAAAGAGGATATAAAATTGGGATTGCAGTTTTAATCATCAGTGCCATGCCACCTCTCGCAATAGTGGCTTtgaaaaattggaaaataACTCCAAGTACGAAATGGACTGGAGGCAACCAGTATTGGCATTGTGCATGGGTTTTCTTCTTTGTGGAGGTAACGTGTGCACTCTTATTCCTCATAGGTCTGCACTATCCCTACTACTCTGTATCACAAGAGTTAAGAAACAACATTTGGGTTCTTGCAGTCTTTACTATATCATATGATTTATCAGCACAAGTATTGAGAGTTGTAGGATCTAATGGAGCCAGTAGACAAGCAGATGCCAACAAGGATAACTCAAAGGTGGATACGTTTGCAACCTGCCTTTACTCCTTCACACAGGTCGTTTTCGCATTCATGGGAGACGGATACCTTAGGatatattcacaatatGAAAGTGATCTAAATAGCTGGCCTACTGCTCACTATGGCAGGCTCAGATCCTTTTGGTTTTGGTACTGGAGTACTACAAAAGTAGCATGCAAAGCCATGAAAAGCGCTTTTAGTACAGATGTTAGAGCTGAAATTCAGACTAACAAAGAATTTCTCTTTATTGTTTATGATGATGCTCCACCTGAATGTGAAGATCATCTATTTGaccttccattcattcacAGGAAGGAAGAGTCTCCAGATAATTATAGCTTTAAGGGAGCATACATTTTTCACTAG